A window from Setaria italica strain Yugu1 chromosome VIII, Setaria_italica_v2.0, whole genome shotgun sequence encodes these proteins:
- the LOC101761052 gene encoding disease resistance protein RPM1: protein MAEAVLLVVSKIGETLTQEATKAVITKLSEKVANLKELPWKVGEIGKELNMMDNLIKQIGTPSLTNELVKGWIAEVRELAHHVEDVIDKYSYHALKLEEENRVKKIFTKAHYITVFSQIAEEITEIEKKIDNVVKRKERWLPQSQLSPNLLADIERKRSQDCLLDVIQDDLVGIEENRRLLTGWLNSDEQITRLITVSGMGGLGKTTLVTNVYEREKNNFTTHAWIVVSQNYDVVELLRKLLRKIGEPEQSQLVDLDAHDLKEKVKERLAGRKCLIVLDDVWNQEAYTQIRDAFQNLQASCVIITTRQEQVAVLAHPTCQLKLKPLDHGDALVLFCRKAFYNSINCSCPDELEKLANNIVDRCQGLPLAIVTMGGLLSALPPIKQVWNETYKQFQDELTNNDHVRAILNLSYHDLPGNLRNCFFYCSLFPEDHLMSRESLVWLWVAEGFALQNEQSTPEEVADRYLRELIQRNMLEAVENDELGRVRTCKMHDLVRDLALSVAKEEKFCFAYDFGTLVKMDKGVRRLSSCGWQDKTSLKVKIQLPRLRTAVALGIIGSSPQLLSSVLSESTYLTVLELQDSEISEVPASIGNMFNLRYIGLRRTRVKSLPDSFGKLSNLQTLDIKATKIEKLPRGVVKIKKLRHLLADRFADEKQSEFRYFIGVQAPKELSNLEELQTLETVEANKDLAEQLIKLTKLRSVWIDNISAGDCANLFSILSKMPLLSSLLLSASDENETLHLEDLKPASENFHRLIIRGCWADKTLECPVFRDSGRNLKYLAISWCHLQEDPLQLLAPYVPNLTYLSLNRVSTADTLVLSKGCFPQLKSLVLKRMPNVDKVEIKVGALQQIEGLYVVSLLKLDKVPQGIESLRSLKKLWLLSLHKDFRGHWDSEKMQQKMQYVQELRI from the coding sequence ATGGCAGAAGCTGTACTCCTTGTTGTTTCAAAGATTGGAGAAACTTTAACGCAGGAAGCCACGAAGGCCGTAATAACCAAGCTATCAGAGAAAGTTGCAAATCTTAAGGAACTACCATGGAAGGTTGGGGAAATAGGGAAAGAACTAAACATGATGGACAATTTAATAAAACAGATAGGTACTCCAAGCCTCACCAATGAGCTTGTGAAGGGTTGGATTGCAGAGGTGCGGGAGCTAGCCCACCATGTTGAGGATGTCATTGACAAATATTCATACCATGCTCTTAaattggaggaagaaaataggGTGAAAAAGATCTTCACCAAAGCTCACTACATCACAGTTTTCAGTCAAATCGCTGAGGAGATTACCGAGATAGAGAAGAAAATCGATAATGTTGTGAAGCGAAAAGAACGGTGGCTACCTCAGTCCCAGCTCAGTCCCAATTTACTTGCAGATATTGAAAGGAAGCGGTCGCAGGACTGCCTCCTGGATGTTATTCAAGATGATCTTGTGGGAATTGAAGAAAACAGGAGACTGCTGACTGGATGGTTGAACTCAGACGAGCAAATTACCAGATTAATAACAGTATCTGGtatgggtggattgggaaaaaCCACCCTTGTCACAAATGTGTACGAGCGGGAGAAGAACAATTTCACCACTCATGCTTGGATCGTTGTATCTCAGAATTATGATGTGGTTGAATTGCTGAGGAAACTGCTGAGGAAGATTGGGGAGCCAGAACAGTCACAGCTAGTGGATTTGGATGCCCATGACTTGAAAGAAAAAGTAAAGGAAAGACTAGCTGGTAGGAAGTGCTTGATTGTACTGGATGATGTATGGAATCAAGAAGCATACACTCAGATAAGGGATGCATTCCAGAACCTCCAAGCAAGTTGTGTTATCATCACGACGCGACAGGAACAGGTGGCAGTCCTTGCTCACCCCACCTGTCAACTCAAACTCAAGCCATTGGATCACGGTGATGCACTTGTGCTGTTTTGCAGAAAGGCTTTCTATAACAGCATAAATTGCAGCTGCCCCGATGAACTTGAGAAGCTGGCCAACAATATAGTGGATAGGTGTCAAGGACTTCCACTTGCAATCGTAACCATGGGTGGCCTGTTGTCTGCACTGCCACCAATTAAACAAGTTTGGAACGAAACATACAAGCAATTTCAGGATGAGCTGACGAACAATGATCATGTTCGTGCAATTCTAAATCTGAGCTACCACGACTTACCTGGAAATCTTAGAAACTGCTTCTTTTATTGTAGCTTGTTCCCTGAGGATCACCTAATGTCACGAGAGAGCCTTGTTTGGCTATGGGTTGCAGAAGGTTTTGCGCTTCAAAATGAACAAAGCACACCAGAGGAGGTGGCCGACAGATACCTAAGGGAACTGATCCAAAGGAATATGCTGGAAGCTGTTGAGAACGATGAGCTAGGAAGGGTCCGCACCTGTAAGATGCATGACCTTGTACGTGACCTGGCACTTTCTGTTGCTAAAGAGGAGAAGTTTTGTTTTGCGTATGATTTTGGCACATTGGTGAAGATGGACAAGGGTGTTCGTCGCCTGTCTTCCTGTGGATGGCAGGACAAAACTTCACTGAAAGTTAAAATTCAACTGCCACGCCTTAGAACCGCAGTTGCACTCGGAATAATTGGATCCTCCCCTCAGTTGTTATCTTCAGTTCTTTCTGAATCCACGTACCTGACAGTTCTCGAGTTGCAAGATTCTGAAATAAGTGAAGTGCCAGCATCCATAGGAAATATGTTTAATCTACGCTACATTGGCCTGCGTCGCACAAGAGTTAAATCACTCCCAGATTCGTTTGGAAAGCTCTCCAACCTCCAAACACTGGACATAAAGGCAACAAAAATAGAGAAGCTACCAAGAGGTGTTGTTAAAATCAAGAAGTTACGGCACCTTCTGGCAGACAGATTTGCAGATGAGAAGCAGTCAGAGTTCCGGTACTTCATTGGAGTGCAAGCACCAAAAGAGCTATCCAACTTGGAAGAACTTCAGACTCTAGAAACTGTGGAAGCCAACAAGGACCTGGCTGAGCAGCTGATAAAACTTACGAAACTAAGGAGTGTGTGGATTGACAACATAAGTGCAGGGGATTGCGCAAACCTTTTCTCTATACTGTCAAAGATGCCTCTTCTTTCCAGCTTGCTTCTCTCTGCAAGTGATGAGAACGAGACACTTCATTTGGAAGATCTGAAGCCAGCATCTGAAAacttccacagattgataatcAGAGGGTGCTGGGCAGATAAGACACTTGAGTGCCCTGTATTCCGTGACAGTGGCAGAAATCTCAAATATCTAGCTATTAGCTGGTGCCACCTTCAGGAAGATCCACTGCAGCTGCTTGCACCTTACGTGCCGAATCTCACCTATCTTAGTCTTAACAGGGTGAGTACTGCAGACACCTTAGTTCTTTCTAAAGGGTGCTTCCCACAGCTGAAGTCGCTTGTCTTGAAGCGCATGCCCAATGTTGACAAGGTGGAGATCAAAGTTGGTGCCCTTCAACAGATTGAGGGTTTATATGTTGTGTCACTTCTAAAGCTCGACAAGGTCCCCCAAGGTATTGAATCCCTTCGTTCTCTTAAGAAACTGTGGCTGCTGAGTTTGCACAAGGACTTCAGAGGTCATTGGGATAGCGAAAAGATGCAGCAGAAGATGCAGTATGTTCAAGAGCTCCGCATCTGA